The genomic region TTCGATCGGGGTGATTGATGAAGTATCGCTGATGTGAATTTATTTAACTCCTTCAGCATGCCCAATGCGACTTTAATTAGTCAATGTTTGGAACCTAGCTCTAACAATTATTTCATTAGTTGGCTAAACCCAGCTAataatttgttagctagctaactattagctctaggggGTTTCAAACAAGGCATTAGGACGTGTTTAAATGCACTAGATCTAATAATTAGTTGCTAAAATTAACTAGAGATATCCAAACAGAGCAACTAATAGTTCAACGATTAGCTACGCTTAGAtggagacatccaaacacccCTAGCTAATATATAGTCTAGCTAGTTTACTACATAATTATCTATATAATTATATTTATAGATTTTTAAATATATTTTGGGACGAAGAAACAGATTATATTTTTGGGACGAATGGCACGGAACAATccggctatatatatatatatatatatatatatatatatatatatatatatatatatatatatatatatatatatatatatatatatatatatatatatagttatattTATAGATTTTGTAATATATTCATCTAAGTGACAAGCCATGATAGGCCGCTATAGATGTGCGGTAAATTTCGATTACTATTTAGTTTGGGCCCTATTTTCTCCAAATCAAGCCAGTTTTTCAAATTTATGGGCACAATTATGAGGCactctcttgaagttgctctaaCACAAATTAAAGCACGGCATATATCTAGTCGCGTTTTAAAAAAACGAATTGTATCCCAATAGCAATATAGTAGTAGGTTGTTGGTAAGCAGTAGGCACACGTATTCTCGCAGCTGGGCAGATAGCCGCCATCGTCTCGTCACATTCCCAAAAACCTGCTAGTACTTCCCCCGGCCCCTTGTGGAAAGCTCGATCAGTACCACGCATGGCACAGTCGTATAGAGAGCACCAACTAACCCCAACATGATGGCCCCGGCCGGGCCGCCTGTCGTGCTCTAGGCATCACATACCGATGCCCAGATCATCGCCGATGCCCTTGCTCACCTCGTGTGCGTGTGCGTCGACACTGGCCGCGTACGTGGTACCTGAGCCCTTCACGCACCAAAAGGGCATCATGCATGCATATAAGGAGAGCAACACCAACGGCGCACCAACCTCGCCATTTCCCTCTCCGACGACCCCCGCACCCCGTTTTCTTCTTCGTTCGTCCCGGCCGTGACATGCACGCCTTGACATAGACGGCCTCGCTCGTTCCCttcttccttcttctccacacCACCAAACCCGGCACATCACATACACCAGGCCAAGAGATATAAAGCAGCCGCGCGCGCACACTAGCTTGTTGCGCTTGCCGGCCCCGAGAGGCATATATATCGTGAGGAGCAAACTGATCTATATATGGTGGTGAGGCGGGCTTGCGCGATAATGGAGGGTGCTTTCAGCGTGCCGTACTACGAGTGGCTCAAGCCACGGTCGTCGCCGTCGACGTCCTGCTGGACGACGATGACGCTCTCAACGCCATCATCGATGGACCGATTATTAGCCGCCGTTGCTGGCGGCCACGACGACGACGAGGAGCGCGACGCCACGATGTGCTTGCCGCTTCTTGGTAGGCTCGAAGGGAGGGCAAGGACTCCCGAGTACCATAGTCCTGTCAAAGAAGAGCTGAGCAATAAtaataccaccaccaccaccaccggcgCGCGGGGAGAGGAGAGTCGTACCGGCGCCGGTGTTCACCTGACCATCGGCTTGCCGGCGACTGGTGGTGGTGCTGGTGGGGGCTACAGCATGAGCTCTGAAGAGGCGCCCATGGACGATGAAGATGACGAGCAGGATGAGGATTATTTCGAGCTGGAGGAAGAGGACCAGAAGGCAAGCGAACATGACAACAAGTGCAAGATGGAAGCAGCTGGTGAAGCAGAGCAACGTCGGCccgggggagaggaggagggtATCAAGAGCTTCGTCGGCAGCCGCGGCCGGCGGTACTGGATCCCGACTCCGGCGCAGATCCTCGTCGGCCCGGTGCAGTTCATGTGCCATGTCTGCAGCAAGACATTCAACAGATACAACAACATGCAGGTGACTTGTTAATTATTAGCTTTTAATTGCTCTATACCTCTCTTTATCTCATCTTCGACGTCGTCAATTAATCAGACTATAGTTATTTTCGGTTTAGTTTCCAATCGTGTTGAATGCTTTTTTCCCCTCTCTcgctgagagagagagagagatcaaAATTAAAACGCATTTAGAATCTAAGATTCTAAATTACCCTGTCCCCAGCAGCTGCGCCTCTAATAATTGAAGCATGAGGATCATCCATATTCCAAAGAAATTTGTACGAGAGCTTCCTTTTCTAATGGGGAAAGTAGCTAGCTATATATTGCCTCGCCTTGCAGCGCGCGGGGTCTGGAAGATGCATCTCCTAGCACTAGCAGGCATCTCCTAGCTAGCTACTTGCATGCTCAAGTTTAGTTGCTGAATGACGACCTAGCAAGTGTTTCATGTGTACCCGGCCGCAAGGAATCAAACGAAAAAGCTAGAGAGAGAGGGAATTAACTGATTGAACCCCACTACATACAGCTAGTACCTAGCTCTCTGCCGACATATCCTAGTTCATTCACACACATTTTCCCTTCACTGTCTCCAACATGATGACAGGGACAAACACGTACGTTCTAGTGCTGCAAGAGGAACATATATATTCGTCGTTTACTTAACTTCATTATTCATGTATCTACTACTGTAATACATACGACATCATCTCAAGTTCTCAACGCCGACGACGCATGACGACGATATATATGCATGCATATATGCATGTTGTGTGCAGATGCACATGTGGGGCCACGGGCGCGAGTACCGCAAGGGCCCGGAGTCGCTCAGGGGCACGCAGGCGGCGACGCTGGCGCTGCTCAAGCTGCCGTGCTACTGCTGCGCGCCGGGGTGCCGCAACGGCGTGGCgcacccgcgcgcgcgcccgctcaAGGACTTCCGCACGCTGCAGACGCACTACAGGCGCAAGCACGGCGACAAGCGCTTCGCCTGCCGCCGCTGCGCCAAGCCCTTCGCCGTCAAGGGCGACTGGCGCACGCACGAGAAGAACTGCGGCAAGCGCTGGTTCTGCGCCTGCGGCTCCGACTTCAAGCACAAGCGCTCCCTCAACGACCACGTCCGCTCCTTTGGAGGCGGACACTGCTCCGTCACGCCCgaccaccaccagcagcagcaggcgcCTGTGCCCGTGCCGCTGATCAACAAGCAGCCCTTGGACCGAATGATCATACGCTTCGATCAGGGAGCGCCATGGACGTCCCATGCATGACACACTGCAGGTTAACTGACAGCCACGCATATACATATATAGACACAGCAATAAGAGGCTCGACATCGATCCAGGTTGCTTTGGACTTGGAGGCTGTGAAGTAGATGAATTTTCTCCCGAGTTAGCTAGGGTTGTTTGGATTGGAGGGGATATATAATTAGTTCAATTCCCTTCAATCCTTATGGAGAAATGGTTTATCCAGAGACAAGCTACAGCGCAGGGAGCTTCAAACAGGGAGAAAATTTCTCAGCTTCACATCCGGATTTTTAGGCAACCATGTATCATTATActatatgcatgcatgcatggcatAACTTTATGAAATTTAGTTCACATGTTAATAAAATCATTCCTTGGTGTTACTCATTCCCAGAATTATCCTGTTCTTAATTATTTTCACATGAATTTCCTCAGTTTCTCATGCTACCGAATACCGATCATCAGTTTCTCATGCATCAGTTACCACATGGCCAATAAAAATATCTCTGTGCCACGAAATCACACGTTAGTATCCAGTTGAAAATAAAGGAAACTATCTCTGTACATGTGGTAAATTTTCTGACATGGCTAATATGAAAGATTTATTTAAATATTTAAACCAAGTAGACCCTATACCTAAATATGTATTACTACTACCACTACCATTACAAAAAATTGAGTCAATTTCTATGAAAAAAGACAA from Zea mays cultivar B73 chromosome 6, Zm-B73-REFERENCE-NAM-5.0, whole genome shotgun sequence harbors:
- the LOC103630405 gene encoding protein TRANSPARENT TESTA 1 codes for the protein MVVRRACAIMEGAFSVPYYEWLKPRSSPSTSCWTTMTLSTPSSMDRLLAAVAGGHDDDEERDATMCLPLLGRLEGRARTPEYHSPVKEELSNNNTTTTTTGARGEESRTGAGVHLTIGLPATGGGAGGGYSMSSEEAPMDDEDDEQDEDYFELEEEDQKASEHDNKCKMEAAGEAEQRRPGGEEEGIKSFVGSRGRRYWIPTPAQILVGPVQFMCHVCSKTFNRYNNMQMHMWGHGREYRKGPESLRGTQAATLALLKLPCYCCAPGCRNGVAHPRARPLKDFRTLQTHYRRKHGDKRFACRRCAKPFAVKGDWRTHEKNCGKRWFCACGSDFKHKRSLNDHVRSFGGGHCSVTPDHHQQQQAPVPVPLINKQPLDRMIIRFDQGAPWTSHA